The following proteins are co-located in the Pyrococcus abyssi GE5 genome:
- a CDS encoding ABC transporter permease, whose product MANLKKFLIRRILTFIPTIIGVTLIVFLIAYKIPADPAKAWAGGEKATKEAIELIKKMYHLDEPWYDQYVFLIKGLITNTIIDPRTSNPVMTDIGKRFPVTFQLAIIAFFFILIIGIPLGIISALKRNSWIDTVVRIFALLGVSTPAFWLGYLMLYIFFVKYRLTTIAGVPPFPEPITHIPMIDALLRGNFELFKQHLARFWLPGFTLGFLGMGVTARFVRNSFLEALSSDYVQFLKAKGVPKMRIYRHALKNALVPIVTVLGLQFGGLLGGTPITETVFGLPGMGSYAVQAIQNLDFPVVVAVTFIYAIIYVTINLIVDILYAVIDPRVRY is encoded by the coding sequence ATGGCCAATTTAAAGAAGTTCTTGATTAGAAGGATTCTCACATTTATCCCCACCATAATCGGGGTAACATTAATAGTGTTTCTAATTGCCTATAAGATACCAGCAGATCCTGCCAAGGCATGGGCTGGTGGAGAAAAGGCGACAAAGGAAGCTATCGAGTTAATAAAGAAGATGTACCATTTAGATGAGCCATGGTACGATCAGTACGTCTTTTTAATCAAAGGTTTAATAACGAACACAATAATAGATCCGAGAACTTCAAATCCCGTAATGACTGATATAGGAAAGAGATTTCCAGTAACATTCCAGCTGGCAATTATCGCGTTCTTCTTTATATTGATAATTGGAATCCCCCTGGGAATAATATCTGCCCTAAAGAGGAACTCCTGGATTGATACTGTCGTCAGAATATTTGCCCTATTGGGAGTATCGACCCCAGCATTCTGGCTAGGTTACCTGATGCTATACATATTCTTCGTGAAGTACAGGCTAACGACCATAGCAGGAGTACCTCCATTCCCAGAGCCTATAACTCACATCCCAATGATAGATGCCCTCCTCAGAGGAAACTTCGAACTATTCAAACAGCATCTAGCGAGATTCTGGCTACCTGGCTTTACACTAGGATTCCTTGGAATGGGTGTTACTGCGAGGTTCGTAAGGAACAGCTTCCTCGAAGCATTAAGCTCAGATTATGTTCAGTTCCTTAAGGCTAAGGGAGTTCCAAAGATGAGAATTTACAGACACGCCTTGAAGAATGCTTTAGTCCCTATAGTTACAGTCCTGGGGCTACAGTTTGGTGGTCTACTGGGAGGAACTCCAATTACCGAGACTGTCTTCGGCCTCCCAGGAATGGGTAGCTACGCAGTCCAGGCAATCCAAAACTTGGACTTCCCGGTTGTAGTGGCTGTAACTTTCATCTACGCGATAATTTACG